A genomic segment from Gossypium hirsutum isolate 1008001.06 chromosome D04, Gossypium_hirsutum_v2.1, whole genome shotgun sequence encodes:
- the LOC107899217 gene encoding dirigent protein 2: MFQSTMVDLMLKTFTIIALFSTLVIADHRSDSEVFGKYISPSSLGLKRAKLSHLHFYFHDIVSGKNATVIRVAGASSTHRSSSFFGDIYVIDDPLTIKPDINSKMVGKAQGMYAYSSHTEISLLMVLNFAFTEGKYNGSTLSVLARNEAFSTMPEMPIVGGTGVFRFARGYAQARTRSMSQVEAIVEYNVFVFHYR, from the coding sequence atgttccaatcaacaatggtCGACTTAATGCTGAAAACCTTCACCATCATCGCCTTATTCTCAACACTTGTCATCGCCGATCATCGATCCGATTCCGAGGTTTTCGGCAAATACATATCTCCATCATCACTAGGGCTCAAGCGAGCAAAGCTATCCCACCTTCACTTTTACTTCCATGACATAGTCTCCGGCAAAAATGCCACCGTCATTCGTGTCGCCGGAGCATCTTCAACCCACCGTTCCTCATCATTCTTCGGAGACATATATGTGATCGATGACCCTTTGACGATCAAGCCCGACATCAACTCCAAAATGGTGGGAAAAGCACAGGGAATGTATGCATACTCCTCCCACACCGAGATTAGCTTGTTAATGGTGCTCAACTTCGCTTTCACGGAAGGGAAATATAATGGCAGCACTCTGAGTGTTTTGGCGCGCAACGAGGCTTTTTCCACTATGCCAGAGATGCCGATCGTTGGTGGGACTGGCGTTTTCCGATTCGCTCGTGGCTATGCTCAGGCGAGGACTCGCTCAATGAGTCAAGTCGAGGCTATTGTGGAGTATAATGTATTTGTATTCCATTATCGCTGA